One genomic window of Salvelinus alpinus chromosome 9, SLU_Salpinus.1, whole genome shotgun sequence includes the following:
- the LOC139530294 gene encoding CTD nuclear envelope phosphatase 1A-like — protein sequence MLKTRQCLLGIRTFLGVTSRIWGFILYILRKHLRTVIQYQTVRYDTLPLSPVFINRLNAVKRKILVLDLDETLIHSHHDGVMRPTVRPGTPPDFILKVVIDKHPVRFFVHKRPHVDFFLEVVSQWYELVVFTASMEIYGSAVSDKLDKDRDILKRRYYRQHCTLDLGSYIKDLAVVHSDLSSVVILDNSPGAYRSHPDNAIPIKSWFSDPSDTALLNLLPMLDALRFTSDVRSVLSRNLHQHRLW from the exons ATGCTGAAGACCCGTCAGTGTTTACTTGGCATTCGCACTTTCCTCGGAGTGACGTCTAGAATATGGGGGTTTATTCTGTACATACTCAGGAAACATTTAAGGACG GTAATCCAGTACCAAACAGTACGTTATGACACATTACCTCTGTCGCCTGTGTTCATAAACCGACTCA ATGCCGTTAAGAGGAAGATTCTGGTGCTGGACCTCGACGAGACCCTAATTCACTCCCACCATGACGGGGTGATGAGACCCACAGTGAGACCAGGCACTCCCCCAGACTTCATCCTAAAG GTGGTAATCGACAAACATCCTGTCAGGTTTTTTGTACATAAAAGACCGCATGTGGACTTCTTCTTAGAAGTG GTAAGTCAGTGGTATGAGCTGGTGGTTTTCACGGCCAGTATGGAAATCTATGGCTCAGCTGTGTCTGACAAGCTAGACAAGGACAGGGACATCCTGAAACGAAGATACTACAGACAG CACTGTACGTTGGATCTGGGTAGTTATATTAAAGATCTTGCTGTGGTGCACAGCGATCTATCTAGTGTAGTCATCCTGGACAACTCGCCCGGGGCCTACCGCAGCCACCCTG ACAACGCAATACCCATCAAGTCGTGGTTCAGCGACCCAAGCGACACGGCTCTTCTGAACCTGCTACCCATGCTAGACGCTCTGAG GTTCACCTCAGATGTCCGGTCCGTCCTCAGTCGAAACCTCCATCAGCATCGGCTGTGGTGA